The Aquidulcibacter paucihalophilus genome has a window encoding:
- a CDS encoding MBL fold metallo-hydrolase — protein sequence MNIHARLAAASLALTLFGAACSPETDKAAGPAPAVAASRDVHAFRIGALEAVALRDGAIALPNTAAGSPWADTAAVTTLLTGAGQAGDVIPLSVQPLLVRDGDRLVLIDTGAGGRMGTQNQLVASLRAAGVDPTTVTDVLISHAHGDHVGGLVGADGSLTFPGAVIHVSAPEWDYMKAGAAQAGEAALLTAVTPRVRPFAPGTQVTPSIKAVALDGHTPGHTGYEIVSGTDRLLYIGDAMHSSVISVQRPEWVNGWDTDSAAGIATRQGLLERGASRSLRIYAPHFPFPGLGRFQRRDDGFVWVPETTAQP from the coding sequence ATGAACATCCACGCCCGCCTCGCCGCCGCCAGCCTGGCCCTGACCCTGTTTGGCGCGGCCTGTTCGCCCGAAACGGACAAGGCGGCCGGGCCGGCACCGGCTGTCGCCGCCAGCCGTGACGTGCACGCCTTCCGTATCGGCGCGCTGGAGGCGGTTGCGCTGCGGGACGGCGCGATCGCCCTGCCGAACACCGCGGCCGGCAGTCCGTGGGCCGACACAGCCGCGGTGACGACCCTGCTGACGGGTGCCGGTCAGGCCGGCGATGTAATACCTCTGTCGGTCCAGCCGCTGCTGGTGCGCGACGGCGACAGGCTGGTCCTGATCGATACAGGTGCGGGCGGGCGGATGGGCACGCAGAACCAGCTGGTGGCGTCCTTGCGGGCGGCCGGCGTCGATCCGACCACGGTCACAGACGTCCTGATCTCGCATGCCCACGGCGACCATGTCGGCGGACTGGTCGGGGCCGATGGCTCGCTGACCTTCCCGGGAGCCGTCATCCACGTCAGCGCGCCCGAGTGGGACTATATGAAAGCCGGTGCGGCCCAGGCGGGGGAGGCGGCACTGCTGACGGCGGTAACGCCGAGGGTCCGGCCGTTCGCGCCGGGAACCCAGGTCACGCCCTCGATCAAGGCCGTGGCGCTGGACGGCCATACGCCCGGACATACCGGCTATGAGATCGTCTCGGGGACGGACCGCCTGCTCTATATCGGCGACGCCATGCACAGCTCGGTGATTTCCGTTCAGCGGCCTGAATGGGTCAATGGCTGGGACACCGACAGCGCCGCCGGCATCGCAACACGGCAGGGCCTGCTGGAGCGCGGCGCCTCCCGGTCGTTGCGGATCTACGCCCCCCACTTCCCCTTCCCGGGCCTCGGCCGGTTCCAGCGCCGGGACGACGGCTTCGTCTGGGTTCCGGAAACCACCGCCCAGCCTTGA
- a CDS encoding S-(hydroxymethyl)glutathione dehydrogenase/class III alcohol dehydrogenase has product MKTRAAVAFEAKRPLEIVEVDLEGPRAGEVLVEIKATGICHTDAYTLDGLDSEGIFPSILGHEGAGVVVEVGPGVTSVAVGDHVIPLYTPECRQCKSCLSRKTNLCTAIRATQGKGLMPDGTSRFSYKGQAIAHYMGCSTFSNFTVLPEIALAKIRKDAPFASACYVGCGVTTGVGAVVNTAKVEPGANCVVFGLGGIGLNVIQGLKMVGADMIVGVDINDTKEEWGRRFGMTHFVNPKNVSDVVAHLVEMTGGGADYTFDCTGNTTVMRQALEACHRGWGESIVIGVAEAGKEIATRPFQLVTGRVWRGSAFGGARGRTDTPRIVDWYMDGKIEIDPMITHTLPLERINEAFDLMHAGESIRSVVVF; this is encoded by the coding sequence ATGAAAACCCGCGCCGCCGTCGCCTTTGAGGCCAAACGTCCGCTCGAGATCGTCGAGGTCGATCTGGAGGGGCCGCGCGCCGGAGAGGTGCTGGTCGAGATCAAGGCGACGGGCATCTGCCACACCGACGCCTATACGCTGGACGGCCTCGACAGCGAGGGCATCTTCCCTTCGATCCTCGGCCATGAGGGTGCCGGGGTGGTGGTCGAGGTCGGGCCGGGGGTGACCTCGGTGGCCGTGGGGGACCATGTGATCCCGCTGTACACGCCCGAGTGCCGGCAATGTAAAAGCTGCCTCAGCCGCAAGACCAATCTGTGCACCGCCATCCGGGCCACCCAGGGCAAGGGCCTGATGCCCGACGGCACCTCGCGCTTCAGCTACAAGGGGCAGGCGATCGCCCACTATATGGGCTGTTCGACCTTCTCGAATTTCACCGTCCTGCCCGAGATCGCCCTCGCGAAGATCCGCAAGGACGCGCCGTTCGCCAGCGCCTGCTACGTCGGCTGCGGCGTGACCACGGGCGTGGGCGCGGTGGTCAATACGGCCAAGGTCGAGCCGGGCGCCAACTGCGTCGTCTTTGGCCTGGGCGGCATCGGCCTGAACGTCATCCAGGGGCTGAAGATGGTCGGGGCCGACATGATCGTCGGCGTGGACATCAATGACACCAAGGAAGAATGGGGCCGCCGCTTCGGCATGACCCATTTCGTCAATCCGAAGAACGTGTCCGACGTCGTGGCCCATCTGGTCGAGATGACCGGCGGCGGGGCGGACTACACCTTCGACTGCACCGGCAACACCACGGTGATGCGCCAGGCGCTGGAGGCCTGCCACCGCGGCTGGGGCGAGAGCATCGTCATCGGCGTGGCCGAGGCGGGCAAGGAGATCGCGACGCGGCCCTTCCAGCTGGTCACCGGCCGCGTCTGGCGCGGCTCGGCCTTCGGCGGCGCGCGCGGGCGCACCGACACGCCGCGGATCGTCGACTGGTACATGGACGGCAAGATCGAGATCGATCCGATGATCACCCACACCCTGCCGCTGGAGCGCATCAACGAGGCCTTCGATCTGATGCATGCGGGCGAGAGCATCCGCAGCGTGGTGGTGTTCTAG
- a CDS encoding histidine kinase dimerization/phosphoacceptor domain -containing protein, whose product MAAPTPIETNGSLSLALAVVGSSSAPLVLLDGDLNVIAASASFFKAFQIDPAGAVGEPFLGLGDGEWNLPRLRSLLTATLSGAAAVSAYEMELKSKRLGLRCLLLNAHLLAYGDGAAVRLLLGVSDITEARASEKLKDDLLREKAILLQEVQHRVANSLQIIASVILQSARKSQSDETRTSLSDAHSRVMSVAALQQQLAASRLGEVALRAYFDQLCISVGASMIRDHDQLSLHVDCDDTAVDADISVSLGLIVTELVINSLKHAFPGGRKGRITVSYQAHGPNWTLAVADDGVGMPKDAASNTPGLGTSIVEALAKQLGARVKVIGSHPGTTVSIVHTQISAVDSDAIAGQAV is encoded by the coding sequence TTGGCTGCCCCCACGCCAATCGAAACCAACGGTTCACTCAGCCTTGCCCTGGCTGTTGTGGGATCGTCGAGTGCGCCGCTGGTGCTGCTCGACGGCGACCTGAATGTCATCGCCGCCAGCGCCTCCTTCTTCAAGGCCTTCCAGATCGACCCCGCGGGTGCCGTGGGCGAACCGTTCCTGGGCCTCGGCGACGGCGAGTGGAACCTCCCGAGACTACGGTCCCTGCTCACCGCCACCCTGTCCGGTGCCGCCGCTGTCAGTGCCTATGAAATGGAGCTGAAGAGCAAACGCCTCGGCCTGCGCTGTCTGCTTCTGAACGCCCATCTGCTGGCCTATGGCGACGGTGCCGCCGTCCGGCTGCTGCTGGGGGTGTCGGACATCACCGAAGCCCGGGCCAGCGAGAAGCTGAAGGACGACCTGCTGCGCGAAAAGGCGATCCTGCTGCAAGAGGTCCAGCACCGGGTCGCCAACAGCCTGCAGATCATCGCCAGCGTCATCCTGCAGAGCGCCCGGAAGTCCCAGTCAGACGAGACCCGCACCTCCCTGAGCGACGCCCACAGCCGGGTCATGTCTGTCGCCGCCCTGCAACAGCAGCTGGCTGCCTCGCGCCTCGGCGAGGTCGCGCTGAGGGCCTATTTCGACCAGCTGTGCATCAGCGTCGGTGCCTCCATGATCCGCGACCACGACCAGCTGTCGCTGCACGTCGACTGCGACGACACCGCCGTGGATGCCGACATCTCCGTCAGTCTCGGCCTCATCGTCACGGAGCTGGTGATCAATTCGCTGAAACACGCCTTCCCCGGCGGGCGTAAGGGCCGGATCACCGTCAGCTACCAGGCACACGGCCCGAACTGGACCCTGGCCGTCGCCGACGACGGGGTCGGGATGCCAAAGGACGCGGCCAGCAACACACCCGGGCTCGGCACCAGCATCGTCGAGGCGCTCGCCAAACAACTGGGGGCCCGCGTCAAGGTGATCGGCAGCCACCCGGGGACCACGGTGTCGATCGTCCACACCCAGATCAGCGCCGTCGATTCAGACGCCATCGCCGGCCAGGCGGTCTGA
- a CDS encoding RNA methyltransferase, with protein sequence MSDPTPPVIILDKSQMAENIGAVARVMANFGLSELRLVAPRDGWPQERAWATASGADWVLEGIRVFDSVADAVADLNTVFATTARPRETRQPVRTPREAARVLYDDRASGLGVGLLFGGERAGLETTDIALCQGIVTIPIDPKHQSLNLAQAVAINAYEWRTLVLDAPPPNFREGEPPASGALMLGMYEHLEKELDAAGFFHPPEKFRSMSQNLRVMLGRSAFTDQEVATFRGVITALSKGRGRVLERLARQTAGKD encoded by the coding sequence ATGTCCGACCCCACCCCCCCCGTCATCATCCTCGACAAGTCCCAGATGGCCGAGAACATCGGCGCTGTGGCGCGGGTGATGGCCAATTTCGGCCTGTCCGAGCTCCGGCTCGTCGCGCCGCGTGACGGCTGGCCCCAGGAGCGGGCCTGGGCCACGGCCTCGGGTGCCGACTGGGTGCTGGAGGGGATCCGGGTGTTTGACAGCGTCGCGGACGCCGTCGCCGATCTGAACACCGTCTTCGCCACCACCGCCCGGCCGCGCGAGACGCGCCAGCCCGTGCGCACGCCGCGCGAGGCGGCGCGGGTGCTGTACGACGACCGTGCCTCGGGCCTCGGCGTCGGCCTGCTGTTCGGCGGCGAGCGGGCCGGGCTGGAGACCACCGACATCGCCCTGTGCCAGGGCATCGTCACCATTCCGATCGATCCGAAGCACCAGAGCCTGAACCTGGCCCAGGCTGTGGCGATCAACGCCTATGAGTGGCGCACCCTGGTGCTGGACGCCCCGCCGCCGAATTTCCGCGAGGGCGAGCCGCCGGCGTCGGGCGCGCTGATGCTGGGGATGTACGAGCATCTGGAGAAGGAGCTGGACGCCGCCGGCTTCTTCCATCCGCCCGAGAAATTCCGCTCGATGAGCCAGAACCTGCGCGTCATGCTGGGCCGTAGCGCCTTTACCGATCAGGAGGTCGCGACATTCCGGGGGGTCATCACCGCCTTGTCGAAGGGGCGGGGGCGGGTGCTCGAACGTCTGGCCCGCCAGACCGCCGGGAAGGACTGA
- a CDS encoding sulfotransferase, translated as MADPAEALMALASRLRAAGRADEAAQAYRQLLAIRPDLPDSWFNLALMERQSGRFEAALNAYDEALRRGVSGPEEAWLNRGVIHADDLGRPDLAQKDLEAALAVAPDWLPALLNLGNLHEDMGRREAAAEAYGRALAVVPGHPVAMARAAGLARLTGPEDPVIAGLRAAVAQPGLHVGDRAELGFALGRALDQVGAYDDAFAAYAAANAASRATDPEGARYDRAAHERYIDSLIAAFPGPAAPVADAGTGPIFICGLFRSGSTLVEQILAGHSRVTGGGELGLVPGLARAIAGYPQAMATADAGSVARLRDLYLGGLKTARPGADVVTDKRPDNFLHIGLIKAMFPGARIVHTVREPLDVILSNWFLHLDRSMAHALDLEDLVHWHGQYERLMRHWKALYPDILDLNYDALVADPRPAVERLLAFCGLDWEETVLDFHKAAAPVRTASVWQVREPLYQRSSGRWRNYETHLDGVRAALGTANQA; from the coding sequence TTGGCCGATCCCGCCGAAGCCCTGATGGCCCTGGCCTCGCGGCTGCGCGCGGCGGGGCGGGCGGACGAGGCGGCGCAGGCCTATCGCCAGCTGCTGGCGATCCGTCCTGACCTGCCGGACAGCTGGTTCAACCTGGCCCTGATGGAGCGCCAGTCCGGGCGGTTCGAGGCGGCGCTGAACGCCTATGATGAGGCCTTGCGGCGGGGCGTCTCGGGGCCGGAAGAAGCGTGGCTGAACCGCGGCGTGATCCACGCCGACGATCTGGGACGGCCCGATCTGGCGCAGAAGGATCTGGAGGCGGCCCTGGCCGTCGCGCCCGACTGGCTGCCGGCTCTGCTGAACCTTGGAAACCTGCACGAGGACATGGGGCGGCGCGAGGCGGCGGCGGAGGCCTACGGGCGGGCGCTGGCCGTGGTGCCGGGGCATCCGGTGGCGATGGCGCGGGCGGCGGGGCTGGCGCGGCTGACCGGGCCGGAGGACCCGGTGATCGCCGGGCTGCGGGCCGCGGTCGCTCAGCCGGGCCTGCACGTCGGCGACCGGGCGGAGCTGGGCTTCGCCCTCGGCCGCGCGCTGGATCAGGTCGGGGCGTATGATGACGCCTTCGCCGCCTATGCCGCCGCCAATGCCGCCAGCCGCGCCACGGACCCCGAGGGCGCGCGCTACGACCGGGCGGCGCATGAGCGATACATCGACAGCCTGATCGCGGCCTTCCCCGGGCCCGCCGCCCCGGTTGCGGACGCCGGGACGGGACCGATCTTCATCTGCGGCCTGTTCCGGTCGGGCTCGACCCTCGTCGAGCAGATCCTCGCGGGGCACAGCCGGGTCACGGGCGGGGGCGAGCTGGGACTGGTCCCCGGACTGGCGCGGGCGATCGCCGGCTATCCGCAGGCCATGGCGACCGCCGACGCCGGCTCCGTCGCCCGGTTGAGAGACCTCTACCTCGGCGGGCTGAAGACGGCGCGGCCGGGCGCCGACGTGGTCACCGACAAACGGCCCGACAATTTCCTGCACATCGGCCTGATCAAGGCGATGTTCCCGGGTGCCCGCATCGTCCACACGGTGCGCGAGCCGCTGGATGTGATCCTGTCCAACTGGTTCCTGCACCTCGACCGGTCCATGGCCCATGCGCTGGACCTGGAGGACCTCGTCCACTGGCACGGCCAGTATGAGCGGCTGATGCGGCACTGGAAGGCGCTGTATCCCGACATTCTCGACCTGAACTACGACGCCCTGGTCGCCGACCCGCGTCCGGCGGTGGAGCGGCTGCTGGCGTTCTGCGGGCTCGACTGGGAAGAGACGGTGCTGGACTTCCACAAGGCCGCGGCCCCGGTTCGGACCGCCAGCGTCTGGCAGGTGCGGGAACCGCTGTACCAGCGGTCATCGGGGCGGTGGCGGAATTATGAGACGCATCTGGATGGGGTGCGGGCCGCGCTCGGAACCGCTAATCAGGCCTGA
- a CDS encoding S1/P1 Nuclease, with translation MKRILIAAAALSLAVIPASVSAWGNTGHRLIGMAAVRGLPDELPAFLRTPGAAAEVGELSREPDRTKGGGQPHDRERDTAHFVDMLDDGRIMVAGGPSIDALPRLKSEYDAALIAAGSDVDDAGYLPYAIMDGYQQLVRDFATWRVLNAAEARERDPGKRAWYREDRLRREALILRDMGYLGHYVGDGSQPHHTTIHYNGWNRDTPNPEGFTTSRQTHGAFEGAFTNRVARLDTVEAAMAAPALDGFDLRARVPAYLRTTLAQVTPFYVLEKAGGFRDSDERGGAFATARLAAGASELRDLYILAWRDSADDAIGWPAVKVNEVEAGTADPWLAMYGED, from the coding sequence ATGAAACGCATCCTCATCGCCGCCGCCGCGCTGTCGCTCGCGGTCATTCCCGCCTCTGTCTCCGCCTGGGGCAACACCGGCCACCGGCTGATCGGCATGGCGGCCGTGCGCGGCCTGCCCGATGAGCTGCCCGCCTTCCTGCGGACGCCCGGCGCGGCGGCCGAGGTCGGGGAACTGTCGCGCGAGCCGGACCGGACCAAGGGCGGCGGCCAGCCGCACGACCGCGAGCGCGACACGGCCCATTTCGTCGACATGCTGGACGACGGCCGCATCATGGTCGCCGGGGGACCGTCGATCGACGCCCTGCCGCGGCTGAAGTCGGAATATGACGCGGCCCTGATCGCGGCAGGCAGCGATGTCGATGACGCCGGCTATCTGCCCTACGCCATCATGGACGGCTATCAGCAGCTGGTGCGCGACTTCGCCACCTGGCGCGTGCTGAACGCCGCCGAGGCGCGCGAGCGTGATCCCGGCAAGCGCGCCTGGTACCGCGAGGACCGCCTCCGCCGCGAGGCCCTGATCCTGCGCGACATGGGCTATCTGGGCCACTACGTCGGCGACGGCTCGCAGCCGCACCACACGACCATCCACTACAACGGCTGGAACCGGGACACGCCGAACCCCGAGGGCTTCACCACCTCGCGCCAGACCCACGGTGCCTTTGAAGGGGCCTTCACCAACCGGGTCGCTCGGCTGGACACGGTCGAGGCGGCCATGGCGGCGCCGGCGCTGGACGGCTTCGACCTGCGGGCCCGGGTGCCGGCCTATCTGCGGACAACCCTGGCCCAGGTGACGCCCTTCTATGTGCTGGAAAAGGCCGGCGGCTTCCGCGACAGCGACGAACGCGGCGGCGCGTTTGCCACGGCGCGACTGGCGGCCGGAGCCTCCGAGCTGCGCGACCTGTACATCCTCGCCTGGCGGGACTCGGCGGACGACGCGATCGGCTGGCCGGCGGTCAAGGTCAATGAGGTCGAGGCCGGCACCGCCGACCCGTGGCTGGCCATGTACGGCGAGGACTGA
- the rpsD gene encoding 30S ribosomal protein S4: MSKRHSAKYKLDRVMGENLWGRAKSPVNKRSYGPGQHGQRRKQKVSDFGLQLKAKQKLKGYYGNITEKQFAATYEEASRRKGNSSENLIGLLESRLDALVYRAKFTPTVWSARQFVSHGHVTVNGKKVDIASYRLKVGDVVEVKEKSRNMALVLEAQQSSERDIPDYIEIGDRGFSVRFVRVPELADVPFPVKMEPNLVVEYYSS, encoded by the coding sequence ATGTCCAAGCGCCATAGCGCCAAGTACAAACTCGACCGGGTCATGGGTGAAAACCTGTGGGGTCGCGCCAAGTCCCCCGTCAACAAACGCTCGTATGGCCCCGGCCAGCATGGCCAGCGTCGCAAGCAGAAGGTCTCTGACTTCGGCCTGCAGCTGAAGGCCAAGCAGAAGCTGAAGGGCTACTACGGCAACATCACCGAGAAGCAGTTCGCCGCGACCTACGAGGAAGCCTCGCGTCGCAAGGGCAACAGCTCGGAGAACCTGATCGGCCTGCTGGAGTCGCGCCTCGACGCCCTGGTCTATCGCGCCAAATTCACCCCGACCGTCTGGTCCGCCCGTCAGTTCGTCAGCCACGGCCACGTGACGGTGAACGGCAAGAAGGTCGACATCGCGTCGTACCGTCTGAAGGTCGGGGACGTCGTCGAGGTCAAGGAAAAGTCCCGCAACATGGCGCTGGTGCTCGAAGCCCAGCAGTCGTCGGAACGCGACATCCCCGACTACATCGAAATCGGCGACCGCGGCTTCTCGGTCCGCTTCGTCCGCGTGCCGGAACTGGCCGACGTGCCGTTCCCGGTGAAGATGGAGCCGAACCTGGTCGTGGAATACTATTCCTCGTAA
- the fghA gene encoding S-formylglutathione hydrolase → METLKTHAVHGGTLRYLKHDSATTGTPMTLSVFVPAGEGPFPVLIWLSGLTCTEDNFTTKAGAYAAAAEHGVIIVAPDTSPRGEGVADDPAYDLGQGAGFYVDATEAPWAPHFRMETYVVEELIGLVDAEFPTTKTRSISGHSMGGHGALTLALRHPHLFRSVSAFAPISSPTRCPWGEKAFTAYLGPEREAWEAHDAARLIETGIGEGCYDDILIDQGDADPFQVEQLKPELLVAAGQAAGQTITLRMQPGYDHSYFFMASFIADHVAFHARRLKGP, encoded by the coding sequence ATGGAAACCCTCAAAACCCATGCCGTCCACGGCGGCACGCTGCGCTATCTGAAGCATGACAGCGCCACGACCGGCACGCCCATGACCCTGTCGGTCTTCGTGCCGGCGGGGGAGGGGCCTTTTCCGGTGCTGATCTGGCTGTCGGGCCTGACCTGCACCGAGGACAATTTCACCACCAAGGCCGGGGCCTATGCGGCGGCGGCCGAGCACGGGGTGATCATCGTCGCGCCCGACACCTCGCCGCGCGGGGAAGGTGTGGCCGACGATCCGGCCTATGACCTCGGTCAGGGGGCAGGCTTCTATGTCGATGCGACCGAGGCGCCCTGGGCACCGCATTTCCGCATGGAGACCTATGTCGTCGAGGAACTGATCGGGCTGGTTGACGCGGAATTCCCGACAACAAAGACGCGATCGATCAGCGGCCATTCGATGGGCGGGCACGGGGCGCTGACGCTGGCGCTGCGGCATCCGCACCTGTTCCGGTCCGTCTCGGCCTTTGCGCCCATCTCTTCGCCGACGCGCTGTCCGTGGGGCGAAAAGGCCTTCACCGCCTATCTGGGCCCGGAACGCGAGGCGTGGGAAGCGCATGACGCGGCGCGGCTGATCGAGACCGGGATCGGCGAGGGCTGCTACGATGATATCCTGATCGACCAGGGCGACGCCGACCCGTTCCAGGTGGAACAGCTGAAGCCCGAACTGCTGGTTGCCGCGGGCCAGGCGGCGGGGCAGACGATCACCCTGCGGATGCAGCCGGGGTACGACCACTCCTACTTCTTTATGGCGAGCTTTATCGCGGATCACGTGGCATTCCACGCCCGGCGGCTGAAAGGACCCTGA
- a CDS encoding TonB family protein, whose translation MLTVLLALIALQDTPPVVADPPLVEIPGPIERRAPEAEALGHTGDVTVEVVVQPDGSKGPVTVVESSRSDLLDAEATRLVAEAGFRAPAEATRYRVTVGFQGADEALTCAAMARQVRWFQQTWPERPLKDMALFNMSSGILLVAGVPAAPNRDTARAAVTQRQRLEAEFPALADQCEREPDRPWYPMLGDWARRQGGG comes from the coding sequence ATGCTGACTGTTCTGCTCGCACTGATCGCGCTTCAGGATACGCCGCCCGTCGTGGCCGACCCGCCGCTGGTGGAGATCCCCGGACCGATCGAACGGCGGGCCCCCGAGGCGGAAGCCCTCGGCCACACGGGGGACGTGACGGTCGAAGTCGTCGTTCAGCCCGATGGATCGAAGGGGCCTGTTACGGTGGTCGAATCCTCACGTTCGGACCTGCTGGACGCCGAGGCGACGCGGCTGGTCGCGGAGGCCGGCTTTCGCGCCCCGGCCGAGGCGACACGGTATCGGGTCACTGTGGGCTTCCAGGGGGCCGATGAAGCCCTGACCTGCGCGGCGATGGCGCGACAGGTGCGCTGGTTCCAGCAGACCTGGCCGGAGCGGCCCCTGAAGGACATGGCGCTGTTCAACATGTCCAGCGGCATCCTGTTGGTGGCAGGGGTGCCGGCGGCCCCGAACCGTGACACGGCCAGGGCGGCCGTGACCCAGCGCCAGCGACTGGAGGCCGAGTTTCCGGCGCTGGCCGACCAGTGCGAACGCGAGCCCGATCGGCCCTGGTATCCGATGTTGGGTGACTGGGCCCGCCGGCAGGGCGGTGGCTGA
- a CDS encoding alpha-hydroxy acid oxidase, protein MLDRACSIADLRRLARRRLPGPIFDYIDGGADDEQALANNMRAFSRYEIVPDVLTDVSAIRTSSTLFGQPAAWPVMLAPTGLTRMFHPGAEGAVARAASRHGVAYALSTMGTTRIEDWAADFAGPRVFQIYVFKDRGLTAEFVERCKAAGVHGLALTVDTPVAGNRERDHRNGLSLPPRLTPGSIASFACHPVWSLSALTGRKFELANVSHRVDGLTRGSMSLFDYIGAQFDRSLTWKDVEWLASVWGGPLSIKGVMTPEDARRAIDSGASGVMLSNHGGRQLDEAPAPVDQIRAVRDALGDAPEIICDGGIRRGADVVKALALGADGVSIGRPYLYGLAAGGEAGVDRALTLLRAEFERALALSGINDIAAIQSRHVRSAAYPSPNARSPE, encoded by the coding sequence ATGCTGGACCGGGCCTGTTCCATCGCCGACCTGCGGAGACTGGCGCGTCGCCGGCTGCCGGGGCCGATCTTCGACTATATCGACGGCGGCGCGGACGATGAGCAGGCGCTGGCGAACAACATGCGGGCCTTTTCCCGCTATGAGATCGTCCCGGATGTCCTGACCGACGTCTCCGCGATCCGCACGAGCTCGACCCTGTTCGGCCAGCCGGCCGCCTGGCCGGTCATGCTGGCACCCACCGGCCTGACCCGCATGTTCCACCCGGGGGCCGAGGGTGCGGTGGCGCGGGCCGCCTCCCGCCACGGCGTCGCCTACGCCCTGTCGACCATGGGCACGACACGGATCGAGGACTGGGCCGCCGACTTCGCCGGACCCCGGGTGTTCCAGATCTATGTCTTCAAGGACCGGGGTCTGACCGCCGAGTTTGTCGAGCGGTGCAAGGCGGCCGGCGTGCACGGACTGGCCCTGACGGTCGACACGCCCGTGGCCGGTAACCGCGAGCGGGATCATCGCAACGGTCTGTCCCTGCCGCCCCGGCTGACGCCCGGCAGTATCGCGAGCTTCGCCTGCCACCCCGTCTGGTCGCTGTCGGCCCTGACCGGGCGCAAGTTCGAGCTGGCCAATGTCAGCCACCGCGTCGACGGCCTGACGCGCGGCTCGATGAGCCTGTTCGACTATATTGGCGCACAGTTCGACCGGTCCCTGACCTGGAAGGATGTCGAGTGGCTGGCGTCCGTCTGGGGCGGACCGCTTTCGATCAAGGGGGTGATGACCCCCGAGGACGCGCGCCGCGCCATCGACAGCGGAGCCAGTGGGGTGATGCTGTCCAACCACGGCGGTCGCCAGCTGGACGAGGCGCCGGCACCGGTCGACCAGATCAGGGCGGTCCGCGATGCGCTGGGCGATGCGCCGGAGATCATCTGCGACGGCGGCATCCGGCGCGGCGCCGATGTGGTCAAGGCCCTGGCGCTGGGCGCCGACGGCGTGTCGATCGGCCGGCCCTATCTCTACGGTCTGGCGGCGGGCGGCGAGGCGGGGGTGGACCGCGCCCTGACCCTGTTGCGCGCCGAATTCGAACGCGCGCTGGCCCTGTCCGGAATCAACGACATCGCCGCCATCCAGTCCCGCCATGTGCGGTCCGCCGCCTATCCGTCCCCGAATGCCAGGAGCCCCGAATGA
- a CDS encoding VOC family protein has product MFTHITVGANDIEASRKFYDAALGALGHEPGQGPDPKGRYWWRTRMGAFAVGKPIDGEPACHANGGTIGFGAKSAEMVQAFYDAGVAAGGKAIEDPPGERTGPFGTLNLAYLRDPSGNKVCALYRVG; this is encoded by the coding sequence ATGTTCACCCACATCACCGTCGGCGCGAACGACATCGAGGCGTCGCGGAAATTCTATGACGCGGCGCTCGGCGCGTTGGGACACGAGCCGGGGCAGGGGCCCGATCCCAAGGGCCGCTACTGGTGGCGCACCCGCATGGGGGCCTTCGCGGTCGGCAAGCCGATCGACGGCGAGCCCGCCTGTCACGCCAATGGCGGCACCATCGGCTTCGGGGCGAAGTCTGCGGAGATGGTCCAGGCGTTTTATGATGCGGGCGTCGCGGCGGGCGGCAAGGCCATCGAGGATCCGCCCGGCGAGCGTACCGGCCCGTTCGGCACGCTGAACCTGGCCTATCTGCGCGACCCCTCGGGCAACAAGGTCTGCGCGCTGTACCGGGTCGGATAG
- a CDS encoding superoxide dismutase, translating to MAFTLPPLPYAHDALEPAIDRETMKFHHGKHHQAYVDNLNKAVDADPALRGQSMDEMFAAMSTLPKAVRNNAGGHWNHSLFWKLLAPSGKTGRPSPELAAAIDRDLGGMDRFKDAFNAAGAGQFGSGWAWLIVQDGKLKVTSTPNQDNPLMDVAEDKGAVVLAADVWEHAYYLKYQNRRADYLKAFWSVVNWNKANELFAAATT from the coding sequence ATGGCCTTTACGCTTCCGCCTCTCCCCTACGCCCATGACGCGCTGGAACCCGCGATCGACCGGGAGACGATGAAGTTCCACCACGGCAAACACCATCAGGCCTATGTCGACAATCTGAACAAGGCGGTCGACGCGGACCCGGCGCTGCGCGGCCAGTCGATGGACGAGATGTTCGCCGCCATGTCGACCCTGCCGAAGGCGGTGCGCAACAACGCCGGCGGCCACTGGAACCACAGCCTGTTCTGGAAGCTGCTGGCACCGTCGGGCAAGACCGGCCGGCCGTCGCCTGAACTGGCCGCCGCCATCGACCGCGACCTCGGCGGTATGGACAGGTTCAAGGACGCCTTCAACGCCGCCGGCGCGGGCCAGTTCGGCTCCGGCTGGGCCTGGCTGATCGTGCAGGACGGCAAGCTGAAGGTCACCTCGACGCCGAACCAGGACAATCCGCTGATGGACGTGGCCGAGGACAAGGGCGCCGTGGTTCTGGCCGCCGACGTCTGGGAGCACGCCTATTATCTGAAATACCAGAACCGCCGGGCCGACTATCTCAAGGCCTTCTGGTCGGTGGTGAACTGGAACAAGGCCAACGAGCTGTTCGCGGCCGCCACGACCTGA